In a genomic window of Streptomyces noursei ATCC 11455:
- a CDS encoding type VII secretion target — MAHEHFSIHPGPVTALSKDFAASADHLGGSISTFAARAENVDDAFGVMSESTDALAKYVEMTRRTVDALKELRSGLQHYAEGLHHTVAAYQASDAAQAQQFGGK, encoded by the coding sequence ATGGCCCATGAGCATTTTTCGATTCATCCTGGGCCTGTTACGGCCCTGAGCAAGGACTTCGCCGCCTCCGCCGATCACCTAGGAGGGAGCATCAGCACCTTCGCCGCACGGGCGGAGAACGTGGACGACGCCTTCGGTGTGATGTCCGAGTCGACTGACGCGCTGGCCAAGTATGTCGAGATGACCCGCCGCACCGTGGACGCCCTGAAGGAGTTACGCAGCGGGCTGCAGCACTACGCCGAGGGCCTACACCACACGGTGGCCGCGTACCAGGCATCTGACGCCGCGCAGGCCCAGCAGTTCGGAGGGAAGTGA
- a CDS encoding WXG100 family type VII secretion target: protein MTGQQQEQQPKIEKSFDLFNPGGDPSVLRACAEAWRHMAHDLKNTIEAQDQEVARLKDNWTGAAADAFHAHWAHTKGQVEKALPHFATVEHQLERTAEAIQKGNEMVHHVIEELAITAAIGIGLSVVTAGFSDAVAAGAAEAEIAEAAGEITQLGQLLIKVAEILEKTKTAMEDSKLLKFAIEFGKNTGANFLGNVIGQQVTGQDVDWKQDLQDAAVAGGVGAALGIGGEALSGKVRAWSESSHTRGLDWKPGTAAADLLESKGVLGNTVMGGATSAVGQGAADGVDIAEPGNNTKHASDILPDMLTSGATGAAAGSVNHAGKKFYGGGEHRASDRGGKLPAWQQIDADGIIYAEGNAIEYYLEN, encoded by the coding sequence ATGACGGGGCAACAGCAGGAGCAGCAGCCGAAGATTGAGAAAAGCTTCGACCTGTTCAACCCCGGCGGGGATCCCTCCGTCCTGCGGGCGTGCGCTGAAGCATGGCGGCATATGGCCCATGACCTGAAGAACACGATCGAGGCCCAGGACCAGGAGGTCGCCCGACTCAAAGACAACTGGACCGGTGCCGCCGCCGACGCCTTCCACGCGCATTGGGCACACACCAAAGGCCAGGTGGAGAAGGCGTTGCCACACTTCGCCACCGTCGAGCACCAGCTGGAGAGGACCGCGGAGGCCATCCAGAAGGGCAACGAGATGGTCCACCATGTGATCGAGGAACTCGCGATCACAGCGGCGATCGGCATCGGCCTGTCCGTGGTGACCGCGGGCTTCTCCGACGCCGTCGCGGCAGGCGCAGCCGAAGCGGAAATCGCCGAGGCGGCGGGCGAAATCACCCAGCTCGGCCAGCTCCTGATCAAGGTCGCCGAGATACTGGAGAAGACTAAAACGGCGATGGAGGACAGCAAGCTGCTTAAGTTCGCCATCGAGTTCGGCAAGAACACCGGCGCCAACTTCCTCGGCAACGTCATTGGGCAGCAAGTCACCGGGCAAGACGTCGATTGGAAACAGGATCTGCAGGATGCCGCTGTGGCCGGCGGAGTGGGAGCGGCCCTCGGCATCGGTGGTGAGGCGCTGAGCGGCAAGGTTCGGGCGTGGTCGGAATCAAGTCACACACGCGGGTTGGATTGGAAGCCGGGGACGGCCGCAGCGGACTTGCTGGAAAGCAAGGGAGTACTCGGCAACACAGTAATGGGGGGTGCCACTAGCGCAGTCGGGCAGGGCGCAGCTGACGGAGTGGACATCGCCGAACCCGGCAACAACACCAAGCACGCTTCCGACATCCTGCCCGACATGCTGACCAGCGGCGCGACCGGAGCCGCCGCTGGCTCCGTCAATCATGCGGGGAAAAAGTTCTACGGTGGGGGCGAGCACCGGGCGAGTGACCGGGGCGGAAAGCTTCCTGCCTGGCAGCAGATCGACGCCGACGGCATTATCTACGCTGAAGGCAACGCCATTGAATACTACCTGGAGAATTAA
- a CDS encoding IS3 family transposase (programmed frameshift), whose product MPKPYPEEFRQDVVRVARNRGPGVTVEQVATDFGVHPMTLWKWMRRADIDDGTKPGVTSQESTELREARRRIKLLEQENEVLRRAATYLSQAHLPKRIYPLVKELAANGTPVAVTCRVLKLARQPYYRWLDKPVTDTVPEEAYRAKALFDAHRDDPEFGYRFLADEARCAGARMADRTAWRICRDNRWWSVFGKKRGRIKKAGPPVHDDLVRRDFTANRPNRLWLADITEHATGEGKLYVCAIKDVFSNRIVGYSIDARMKSRLAVTALENAVARRGQVDGCILHSDRGSQFRSRKFVRALDRHCMAGSIGRVGAAGDNAAMESFFSLLQKNVLDRRSWSTREELRIAIVTWIERTYHRRRRQAALGRLTPVEFETVMTTPALQAA is encoded by the exons GTGCCCAAGCCCTATCCCGAAGAGTTCCGCCAGGACGTCGTGCGGGTCGCGAGGAACCGCGGCCCGGGTGTGACAGTGGAGCAGGTGGCCACCGACTTCGGAGTCCACCCGATGACGTTGTGGAAATGGATGCGTCGGGCGGACATCGATGACGGGACCAAGCCCGGAGTGACCAGCCAGGAGAGCACGGAGCTGCGGGAAGCACGTCGGCGGATCAAGCTGCTGGAGCAGGAGAACGAGGTCCTGCGCCGGGCTGCGACCTATCTGTCACAGGCCCATCTGCCG AAAAGGATCTACCCGCTCGTGAAGGAGCTGGCCGCAAACGGGACGCCCGTCGCGGTCACGTGCCGGGTCCTGAAGCTCGCCAGACAGCCTTACTACCGCTGGCTCGACAAGCCGGTGACCGACACCGTACCGGAGGAGGCATACCGCGCGAAAGCGCTCTTCGACGCCCACCGCGACGACCCGGAATTCGGCTACCGCTTCCTAGCCGATGAAGCTCGCTGTGCCGGGGCCCGGATGGCGGACCGGACCGCGTGGCGGATCTGCCGGGACAACCGCTGGTGGAGCGTGTTCGGCAAGAAGCGCGGGAGAATCAAGAAGGCCGGGCCGCCGGTGCACGACGACCTGGTCCGCCGCGACTTCACCGCAAACAGGCCGAACCGGCTGTGGCTCGCCGACATCACCGAACACGCCACCGGCGAAGGGAAGTTGTACGTCTGCGCGATCAAGGACGTGTTCAGCAACAGGATCGTGGGCTACTCCATCGATGCGCGGATGAAGTCCCGCCTGGCCGTGACCGCCCTGGAGAACGCCGTCGCCCGGCGGGGACAGGTCGACGGATGCATCCTGCACAGCGATCGCGGCTCGCAATTCCGGTCGCGGAAGTTCGTCCGGGCACTCGACCGGCACTGCATGGCCGGATCGATAGGGAGGGTCGGGGCGGCCGGCGACAACGCGGCCATGGAGTCCTTCTTCAGTCTGCTGCAGAAGAATGTCCTCGACCGCCGGAGCTGGTCCACTCGCGAGGAACTGCGGATCGCGATCGTGACCTGGATCGAGCGGACCTACCACCGACGCCGCAGACAAGCCGCGCTCGGGCGGCTGACCCCCGTCGAATTCGAAACCGTCATGACCACACCGGCCCTCCAGGCCGCGTGA
- a CDS encoding IS701 family transposase: MSRIAGRFARVEPRRRTVRLVLGLLADLPRKNCWTIAEWAGEATPHGMQHVLCRASWDADAVRDDVRSYVVEHLHDDGAVLVVDETGDVKKGAHTVGVQRQYTGTAGRIENSQVAVYLVYAGSRGHAAVDRELYIPRSWTTDADRCRAAGIPEDRDFATKPELATVMIERFLDAGHHASWAAGDEVYGGNPKLRAALEKRGLGYVLAVACSAEVTTRAGKFRADALADRLPKRAWQKLSAGAGAKGHRLYDWAVIDTASPGPGRRQLLIRRNRTTGERAYYRCYSPQTVPLTTLVRVAGSRWRVEETFQSEKGLAGLDEHQVRRFVSWARWGTLAMLAHAFLAIVRADEHARTPDPTDLISLTCNEIQRLFITLVVQPVHDTAHRLGWSDWRRRHQARAQTGHYRRQAAT; encoded by the coding sequence ATGAGCCGCATCGCGGGCCGCTTCGCCCGAGTCGAGCCCCGGCGCCGGACAGTGAGGTTGGTGCTCGGTCTTCTGGCTGACCTCCCGCGCAAGAACTGCTGGACGATCGCTGAGTGGGCTGGGGAAGCCACCCCGCACGGGATGCAGCATGTGCTGTGCCGGGCGTCCTGGGACGCGGATGCGGTCCGTGACGATGTCCGCAGCTACGTGGTCGAGCATCTGCACGACGACGGGGCGGTGCTGGTGGTCGACGAGACCGGTGACGTGAAGAAGGGGGCGCACACCGTCGGGGTCCAACGGCAATACACCGGTACCGCTGGCCGGATCGAGAACTCCCAGGTCGCCGTCTACCTCGTCTACGCCGGCAGCCGCGGGCACGCCGCGGTGGACCGCGAGCTGTACATTCCGCGCTCGTGGACCACTGATGCCGACCGCTGCCGGGCCGCAGGAATCCCGGAAGACCGGGACTTCGCAACCAAGCCGGAGCTGGCCACCGTGATGATCGAACGGTTCCTGGACGCCGGGCATCACGCCTCCTGGGCGGCCGGGGACGAGGTCTACGGCGGCAACCCGAAGCTACGGGCCGCACTGGAAAAGCGCGGTCTGGGCTATGTCCTCGCCGTCGCCTGCTCGGCCGAAGTGACCACCCGGGCGGGGAAGTTCCGGGCCGATGCCCTGGCCGACAGGCTGCCCAAGCGAGCCTGGCAGAAGCTGTCCGCTGGAGCCGGCGCGAAGGGCCACCGCCTGTACGACTGGGCTGTCATCGACACCGCCAGTCCCGGCCCGGGACGCCGTCAGCTGCTGATCCGCCGCAACCGCACCACCGGTGAACGCGCCTACTACCGCTGCTACTCACCCCAAACCGTGCCGCTGACCACCCTGGTCAGGGTCGCCGGATCAAGGTGGCGAGTGGAGGAGACCTTCCAGTCCGAGAAGGGCCTGGCCGGGCTCGATGAGCACCAGGTTCGACGGTTCGTGTCCTGGGCCCGCTGGGGCACCCTGGCGATGCTCGCCCATGCCTTTCTCGCCATCGTCCGGGCCGACGAACACGCCCGCACCCCTGACCCCACCGATCTGATCTCACTGACCTGCAACGAAATCCAGCGGCTGTTCATCACCCTCGTCGTCCAGCCCGTCCACGACACGGCCCACCGACTCGGCTGGTCCGACTGGCGACGCCGCCACCAGGCCCGAGCCCAAACCGGCCACTACCGGCGGCAGGCCGCAACCTAG
- a CDS encoding helix-turn-helix transcriptional regulator, translating to MKDAATYLGLSPHTRYVWRHRRQGPPSFRMGPRGRVMYRREVLDAWIREQEQADARSNTALSPLSAVPQHRSAGTVGV from the coding sequence GTGAAGGACGCTGCCACGTACCTCGGTCTCTCACCGCACACCCGCTACGTCTGGAGGCACCGTCGGCAGGGGCCACCGAGCTTCCGTATGGGACCTCGTGGTCGCGTCATGTACCGACGGGAAGTCCTCGATGCCTGGATCCGCGAACAAGAACAGGCCGACGCCCGCTCCAACACGGCTCTGAGCCCGCTGAGCGCCGTTCCACAGCATCGGTCCGCGGGCACGGTCGGCGTCTGA
- a CDS encoding tyrosine-type recombinase/integrase, whose product MAGYIEDRWIKKKKDPVTGKRERAARYGKGKRYKVSGIPGIRDRSFETLEDAKTWLRRSATDEERGEFVDPRDGSITLADYIAKHWAPGRGGVPKTQQGRERRVRLHIIPHLGHLPLRSITAAELRAYTATLEATVASVDYQRGILSQLSSILEAAVDDKRLARNPMCAKSVKWPKAPRERREAWSLERALRVRDVISPRDRIAVVLGLGCGLRQGEVFGLSPEDIDYARGVIHVRRQVQAIHGKLFFALPKGAKTRTVDMPSSVAEELKRHVAAFPPVEVELPWGKPEADGQRRKVSLLLTTRFGNAVAVNTWNTYTWKPALAKAGIIPPCPKGAKPWQWAAAPKDGFHVLRHTYASLLLEAGESVVTLARWLGHSSPAITLGYYAHFMSEAGSRGRTAIDGLFGGERDGRASRNSPDSLQG is encoded by the coding sequence TTGGCCGGATACATAGAAGATCGCTGGATCAAGAAGAAGAAGGACCCAGTAACCGGGAAAAGGGAAAGGGCAGCTCGCTACGGTAAGGGAAAGAGATATAAGGTCTCCGGCATACCTGGGATCCGGGACCGCTCCTTCGAGACCCTGGAGGACGCCAAGACGTGGCTTCGCCGGTCAGCCACGGACGAGGAGCGCGGGGAATTCGTCGACCCGCGCGATGGATCCATCACGCTGGCCGACTACATCGCGAAGCACTGGGCGCCGGGCAGGGGAGGTGTTCCGAAGACTCAGCAGGGCCGAGAGCGGCGAGTGCGGCTTCACATCATCCCGCATTTGGGTCATCTTCCGCTAAGAAGCATTACGGCAGCGGAGCTCCGCGCGTACACGGCGACGTTGGAGGCCACCGTCGCCTCGGTCGATTACCAGCGCGGCATTCTGTCACAGTTGTCCAGCATTCTGGAGGCGGCCGTTGATGACAAGCGGCTTGCCAGGAACCCTATGTGTGCGAAGTCCGTGAAGTGGCCGAAGGCGCCGCGGGAACGCCGAGAGGCGTGGTCGTTGGAGAGGGCGCTCCGAGTCCGTGACGTGATCAGCCCCCGAGACCGTATAGCCGTTGTACTCGGTCTGGGATGCGGGCTTCGTCAGGGCGAGGTGTTCGGCTTGAGCCCGGAGGACATCGACTACGCCAGGGGTGTGATTCATGTCCGTCGCCAAGTCCAAGCGATCCACGGCAAGTTGTTTTTTGCCCTGCCGAAGGGGGCCAAGACGCGTACTGTCGACATGCCCTCCTCAGTGGCCGAGGAGTTGAAGCGTCACGTGGCAGCGTTCCCGCCGGTAGAAGTGGAGCTTCCATGGGGGAAGCCGGAGGCGGACGGGCAGCGGAGGAAGGTGTCTCTTCTGCTCACCACGCGATTCGGCAACGCAGTGGCCGTGAACACGTGGAACACGTACACCTGGAAGCCGGCGCTGGCCAAGGCTGGCATCATTCCGCCGTGTCCTAAAGGGGCGAAGCCGTGGCAGTGGGCGGCGGCGCCGAAGGACGGCTTCCACGTCCTGCGGCATACCTACGCCTCCCTCCTGCTGGAGGCAGGCGAATCCGTGGTGACTTTGGCGCGGTGGCTTGGGCACTCCTCTCCGGCCATCACGCTCGGTTACTATGCTCACTTTATGTCGGAGGCAGGAAGTAGAGGGCGGACCGCCATCGATGGGCTGTTCGGAGGGGAGCGGGATGGGCGCGCCAGTCGAAACTCTCCAGATTCTCTCCAGGGCTGA
- a CDS encoding HipA family kinase, with the protein MLREVAATRYVTPLREGGSLPGLVEGDDLGTYVMKFTGAGQGRKTLVAEVICGELGRRLGLRVPELVRMQLDPVIGLSEPDQEVQALLKASGGLNLGMDYLPGALGFDPLAFEVSAREAGRVVWFDALINNVDRSWRNPNLLVWHGELWLIDHGAAMIWHHNWPTAQKASARSYNASDHALATFGPDVAAAAEEFAPRITEDLLTEIAADVPDEWLDGEPGFDSPDELREAYVRTLLDRARTVSEHITLGEPTKDRPSQAPEWLAGKLPRRAVK; encoded by the coding sequence ATGCTGAGGGAGGTCGCTGCGACCCGCTATGTCACGCCCCTGCGTGAGGGTGGGTCGCTTCCCGGGCTCGTCGAGGGGGACGATCTCGGGACCTACGTCATGAAATTCACCGGCGCGGGACAGGGGCGTAAGACGCTGGTCGCGGAGGTCATCTGCGGGGAGCTCGGGCGGCGGCTCGGGCTGCGGGTGCCGGAGCTGGTGCGGATGCAGCTGGATCCGGTCATCGGGCTGAGCGAGCCGGACCAGGAGGTCCAGGCGCTGCTGAAGGCCAGTGGGGGGCTGAACCTGGGGATGGACTACCTCCCCGGGGCGTTGGGGTTCGATCCGCTCGCCTTCGAGGTGAGCGCGCGCGAGGCCGGCCGGGTGGTGTGGTTCGACGCGCTGATCAACAACGTGGACCGGTCCTGGCGCAATCCCAACCTGCTGGTGTGGCACGGCGAGCTGTGGTTGATCGACCACGGCGCGGCGATGATCTGGCACCACAACTGGCCGACCGCACAGAAGGCTTCGGCCCGGTCCTACAACGCCTCCGACCACGCGCTGGCCACGTTCGGGCCGGATGTGGCGGCTGCGGCCGAGGAGTTCGCGCCGCGGATCACCGAGGACCTGCTCACCGAGATTGCCGCGGACGTGCCGGACGAGTGGCTGGACGGCGAGCCCGGCTTCGACTCGCCGGACGAGTTGCGCGAGGCGTATGTGCGCACGCTGCTGGACCGTGCCCGGACCGTCAGCGAGCACATCACCCTCGGGGAGCCGACGAAGGACAGGCCCTCGCAGGCACCGGAGTGGCTGGCGGGCAAGTTGCCGCGGAGGGCCGTGAAGTGA
- a CDS encoding DUF3037 domain-containing protein has product MSGMYNGRDVFEYALLKVVPRVERGEMINAGVVVYCRAQRFVEARTHLDEARLLALDPTVDVAGVRAALCAVEGICEGGARAGQAAGEDPGQRFRWLIAPRSTIVQPGPVHTGLTADPTAEAERLLELLVR; this is encoded by the coding sequence GTGAGCGGAATGTACAACGGGCGCGACGTCTTCGAGTACGCGCTGCTGAAGGTCGTACCCCGGGTCGAGCGCGGGGAGATGATCAACGCGGGGGTGGTGGTGTACTGCCGTGCGCAGCGGTTCGTCGAAGCCCGTACGCACCTGGACGAGGCCCGGCTGCTGGCGCTGGATCCCACGGTGGACGTGGCCGGCGTACGGGCCGCGCTGTGTGCCGTGGAGGGCATCTGCGAGGGCGGCGCGCGGGCCGGACAGGCGGCCGGGGAGGACCCGGGGCAGCGCTTCCGCTGGCTGATCGCGCCGCGCAGCACGATCGTCCAGCCGGGACCGGTGCACACCGGTCTGACCGCCGATCCCACGGCGGAGGCGGAGCGGCTGCTGGAGCTGCTGGTGCGGTGA
- the fabG gene encoding 3-oxoacyl-ACP reductase FabG: protein MSTTEQRVAIVTGAARGIGAATAVRLAAEGRAVAVLDLDEAACKDTVGKITAAGGKAVAIGCDVSDSDQVAAAVERVAAELGAPTVLVNNAGVLRDNLLFKMSDSDWDTVMNVHLRGAFLMSRACQKHMVDAKFGRIVNLSSSSALGNRGQVNYSAAKAGLQGFTKTLAIELGKFGVTANAVAPGFIATDMTAATAARVGMDFDDFKTAAATQIPVQRVGNPDDIANAIAFFTGDAAGFVSGQVLYVAGGPLC from the coding sequence ATGTCCACCACCGAGCAGCGTGTCGCCATCGTGACGGGCGCGGCCCGCGGCATCGGCGCGGCCACCGCCGTCCGCCTGGCCGCCGAGGGCCGTGCCGTCGCCGTACTCGACCTCGACGAGGCGGCCTGCAAGGACACCGTCGGGAAGATCACCGCGGCCGGCGGCAAGGCCGTCGCGATCGGCTGCGACGTCTCCGACAGCGACCAGGTGGCGGCCGCCGTCGAGCGGGTCGCGGCGGAGCTCGGCGCGCCGACCGTCCTCGTCAACAACGCGGGTGTGCTCCGCGACAACCTGCTGTTCAAGATGAGCGACAGCGACTGGGACACCGTCATGAACGTGCACCTGCGCGGCGCGTTCCTGATGTCGCGGGCCTGTCAGAAGCACATGGTGGACGCCAAGTTCGGGCGGATCGTCAACCTCTCCTCCAGCTCGGCGCTCGGCAACCGCGGCCAGGTCAACTACTCGGCGGCCAAGGCCGGTCTGCAGGGCTTCACCAAGACCCTCGCCATCGAACTCGGCAAGTTCGGCGTCACCGCGAACGCCGTCGCCCCCGGCTTCATCGCCACCGACATGACCGCCGCCACCGCCGCGCGCGTCGGGATGGACTTCGACGACTTCAAGACCGCGGCGGCCACCCAGATCCCGGTGCAGCGGGTCGGCAACCCTGACGACATCGCCAACGCCATCGCCTTCTTCACCGGCGACGCGGCCGGGTTCGTCTCCGGCCAGGTCCTGTACGTCGCCGGCGGCCCGCTGTGCTGA
- a CDS encoding SDR family oxidoreductase, which yields MTEQDSGFPEPSSKVALITGGSRGIGYGIAEALVARGDRVVITGRNEESLKEAAEKLGADRVLPVAGKAHDEAHQATAVERAMETFGRVDYLVNNAGTNPVFGPIADLDLNVARKVFETNVVSALGFAQRTWHAWQKDNGGAIVNIASIAGVAPSPFIGAYGISKAAMVNLTLQLAHEFAPAVRVNSIAPAVIKTKFAAALYEDREEEAAAGYPMGRLGVPEDIGGAAAFLLSDAAGWVTGQTLVVDGGLFLNAGV from the coding sequence ATGACAGAGCAGGACAGCGGGTTCCCCGAGCCCTCCAGCAAGGTGGCCCTGATCACCGGCGGCAGCCGCGGCATCGGGTACGGCATCGCGGAGGCCCTGGTCGCCCGCGGCGACCGGGTCGTGATCACCGGACGCAACGAGGAGTCCCTCAAGGAGGCCGCCGAGAAGCTCGGCGCCGACCGGGTGCTGCCCGTCGCCGGCAAGGCGCACGACGAGGCGCACCAGGCCACCGCCGTCGAGCGGGCCATGGAGACCTTCGGCCGGGTCGACTACCTGGTCAACAACGCCGGGACGAACCCGGTGTTCGGCCCGATCGCCGACCTCGACCTCAACGTGGCGCGCAAGGTCTTCGAGACCAACGTCGTCTCGGCGCTGGGCTTCGCCCAACGCACCTGGCACGCCTGGCAGAAGGACAACGGCGGCGCGATCGTCAACATCGCCTCGATCGCCGGGGTCGCGCCCTCGCCGTTCATCGGCGCGTACGGGATCAGCAAGGCGGCGATGGTGAACCTCACCCTCCAGCTGGCCCACGAGTTCGCGCCGGCGGTACGGGTCAACTCCATCGCCCCCGCGGTGATCAAGACCAAGTTCGCCGCGGCGCTCTACGAGGACCGCGAGGAGGAGGCGGCGGCCGGCTACCCGATGGGGCGGCTGGGCGTCCCGGAGGACATCGGCGGGGCCGCGGCCTTCCTGTTGTCCGACGCGGCCGGCTGGGTCACCGGGCAGACGCTCGTCGTGGACGGCGGGCTGTTCCTGAACGCCGGGGTGTGA
- a CDS encoding aldo/keto reductase, which produces MHHRTLGGGDGPRISALCLGAMPFGTTVDERTAFALLDRFAEAGGTFVDTANNYACWVPGATGDESERVLGRWLRSRRAADRTVLATKAGARPDPARGPRWPANAEGLGAGALRTALDGSLRRLGTDRVDLYYAHVEDRTVPLAETVETLAGFVRDGRVGTLGASNHATWRLAEARQHAAVRGLPGFRAVQQRHTYLRPRPESPTGLQRETDEELLDYAAAHPDLTLLGYSPLVEGGYTRADRPLPDRYDHPGTVIRTRVLAEVAAECGATANQVVLAWLMGGAVPVVPVLGVSSVAQLDECLAALDLVLDPCQRARLDTA; this is translated from the coding sequence ATGCACCACCGCACGCTCGGCGGCGGCGACGGACCGCGGATCAGCGCGCTGTGCCTGGGGGCCATGCCGTTCGGCACCACCGTCGACGAGCGGACCGCGTTCGCCCTCCTGGACCGCTTCGCCGAGGCCGGTGGCACCTTCGTCGACACCGCGAACAACTACGCCTGCTGGGTGCCCGGCGCGACCGGTGACGAGAGCGAGCGGGTGCTCGGGCGCTGGCTGCGCAGCCGCCGCGCGGCGGACCGCACGGTGCTGGCCACCAAGGCCGGCGCCCGGCCCGACCCGGCCCGCGGGCCCCGCTGGCCCGCCAACGCCGAGGGCCTGGGCGCCGGCGCGCTCCGCACCGCCCTCGACGGCAGCCTGCGCCGCCTGGGCACCGACCGGGTGGACCTCTACTACGCGCACGTCGAGGACCGCACCGTCCCGCTCGCGGAGACCGTCGAGACGCTGGCCGGGTTCGTCCGGGACGGCCGGGTCGGCACCCTGGGGGCCAGCAACCACGCGACCTGGCGGCTGGCCGAGGCCCGGCAGCACGCCGCCGTCCGCGGACTGCCCGGCTTCCGCGCCGTACAGCAGCGGCACACCTATCTGCGGCCGCGTCCCGAGTCGCCGACCGGCCTCCAACGGGAGACCGACGAGGAACTCCTCGACTACGCGGCCGCGCACCCCGATCTGACCCTGCTCGGCTACTCGCCCCTGGTGGAGGGCGGCTACACCCGCGCGGACCGGCCGCTCCCGGACCGCTACGACCACCCCGGGACGGTGATCCGCACGCGGGTGCTGGCGGAGGTGGCGGCGGAGTGCGGGGCCACCGCGAACCAGGTGGTGCTGGCCTGGCTGATGGGTGGCGCGGTGCCGGTGGTGCCGGTGCTCGGGGTCAGTTCCGTGGCCCAGCTCGACGAGTGCCTGGCCGCGCTGGACCTCGTCCTGGACCCGTGCCAGCGGGCCCGGCTGGACACCGCGTGA
- a CDS encoding uracil-DNA glycosylase — MRTERTPEVVDVVTDMLPESWRGVLGEELEKPYFKELIDFVEQERAGGPVYPPREQVFAALEATPFDQVKVLILGQDPYHGAGQGHGLCFSVQPGVRTPPSLRNIYKEMKEELGHPIPDNGYLMPWAQQGVLLLNAVLTVREGEANSHKGKGWEKVTDAVIRAVANRPDPAVFVLWGNYAKKKLPLIDEERHAVVQGAHPSPLSAKKFFGSRPFTQINEAIAAQGHTAIDWRIPDLG; from the coding sequence ATGAGAACGGAACGCACACCGGAGGTTGTTGACGTGGTCACCGACATGCTGCCCGAGTCCTGGCGCGGGGTCCTGGGCGAGGAGTTGGAGAAGCCCTACTTCAAGGAGCTGATCGACTTCGTCGAGCAGGAGCGGGCGGGCGGCCCGGTCTATCCGCCCCGCGAGCAGGTCTTCGCGGCGCTGGAGGCCACGCCCTTCGACCAGGTCAAGGTGCTCATCCTCGGCCAGGACCCGTACCACGGCGCCGGCCAGGGCCACGGCCTGTGCTTCTCCGTGCAGCCCGGCGTCAGGACGCCGCCGTCGCTGCGGAACATCTACAAGGAGATGAAGGAGGAGCTCGGCCACCCGATTCCGGACAACGGCTATCTGATGCCCTGGGCCCAGCAGGGCGTCCTGCTGCTGAACGCCGTCCTCACGGTCCGCGAGGGCGAGGCCAACTCACACAAGGGCAAGGGCTGGGAGAAGGTCACCGACGCGGTGATCCGCGCCGTCGCGAACCGTCCGGATCCGGCCGTCTTCGTCCTCTGGGGCAACTACGCCAAGAAGAAGCTTCCGCTGATCGACGAGGAGCGGCACGCGGTGGTCCAGGGCGCGCACCCCTCCCCGCTCTCCGCGAAGAAGTTCTTCGGCTCCCGCCCCTTCACCCAGATCAACGAGGCGATCGCCGCCCAGGGGCACACCGCGATCGACTGGCGGATCCCCGACCTGGGCTGA
- a CDS encoding TetR/AcrR family transcriptional regulator translates to MNARAAAASPPPIPRHRLIADTALDLLAERGMRGLTHRAVDEAAGLPQGSTSNLARTRAALLAAAVTRLAEREAAVLAPREMPGAADPEAAAPAALADALALALHRYLSHHRGLLIARYELALEATRRPELREVYDRAGRAFREPVQALLTAAGSPAPERQALALVAWCDGVLFSCVAGQFHAAVPTRDALRTSCAELLDGMLRG, encoded by the coding sequence ATGAACGCCCGCGCGGCCGCCGCTTCCCCGCCCCCGATCCCCCGGCACCGGCTGATCGCCGACACCGCCCTGGACCTGCTCGCGGAGCGCGGGATGCGGGGGCTGACGCACCGCGCCGTCGACGAGGCGGCCGGGCTGCCGCAGGGCTCCACCTCCAACCTCGCGCGGACCCGGGCGGCGCTGCTGGCGGCGGCGGTGACGCGGCTGGCCGAACGCGAGGCGGCGGTGCTGGCACCACGGGAGATGCCGGGCGCCGCGGACCCGGAAGCCGCCGCCCCGGCCGCCCTGGCGGACGCGCTCGCGCTCGCCCTGCATCGCTATCTGTCGCACCACCGCGGGCTGCTGATCGCCCGTTACGAGCTGGCGCTGGAGGCCACCCGCCGGCCGGAGCTGCGGGAAGTGTACGACCGGGCGGGCCGGGCCTTCCGGGAACCGGTCCAGGCGCTGCTGACGGCGGCCGGCTCCCCCGCGCCGGAGCGGCAGGCGCTGGCCCTGGTGGCCTGGTGCGACGGAGTGCTGTTCTCCTGTGTCGCGGGGCAGTTCCACGCCGCGGTGCCCACCCGGGACGCGCTGCGCACCTCGTGCGCGGAACTCCTCGACGGAATGCTGCGCGGCTGA